One window of Microbacterium sp. 1S1 genomic DNA carries:
- a CDS encoding ExeM/NucH family extracellular endonuclease, with product MMSAPEHGETLTPVSHRRIRGRVGALAATCVAALSLGSLVAAPASANTEGTGVVINEAYLSGGSAGAAFTNKFVELYNPTTAPIALDGMSLQYRSATGTGAFNGVAPLKGTIPAGGYFLVQANSNGTNGAALPTPDVTTTLSPSGTNGTLALVEGTAAVTLTPGSAVGVDGVIDLLGYGTSNTFETAAATSPSSNTDVRSLNRTAGTDADDNKADFALSATITPQNSGGGDPGTDPGEEPGTEPKAATIAEVQGTGEVSPLAGQRVRVEGVVTADHRTGGYKGIVIQTQGSGGGTDATPGASDGVFVFLNSLAPTLEIGDLVSVTGTVSEYYGQTQIAPTAAADVSVVTAGVGVPSLTPLPDTVRGADREQYENMYVAPTGTYRLASSHQLYNYGTLWLNTGDDLNVKSTETTRPGAEAAAIAAANRANRILLDDAWSIQVTNNGHPGEQPYFTEDAVVRNGDTVDFGSNGYVLQWGFDDWRLQPVVPIDDSSPAERKVTFEATNPRPEKAPEVGGDAQVASFNVYNYFTTLKSENGDARGAANAAQFAIQKSKIVSAINGLDAEIVALMEIENSVKLGKPVDTALKDLVAGLNADAGSDVWDYVPTPEALQDPATTDYITNAIIYKKDAVSTVGDSATVTDESVWGNAREPIAQAFDIDGRVVTVVANHLKSKSPPQGAGAEPADGQGFFNADRVKQAQAVLAFTEELAESSGSSDMLLIGDFNAYGQEDPIDVFTSQGWSDVAADKAAGQYTYTFDGELGSLDHVIASPSLVPSITGAGVWGINSPEWSDRGYAFGAAEEGTPYRSSDHDPILVGVSSEVPPVSIDVVTVNDFHGRIEADGAAAGAAVLAGAVQQFRAANPNTIFAGAGDLIGASTFTSFINDDNPTIDALNAAGLDVSAAGNHEFDQGWEDLRDRVQERADWEYISSNVFVTETGEPALAPAWVKELDGVRVGFVGAVTEDLDSLVSPEGIADLEVRSIADSVNAVADDLRDGDPANGEADVIILLVHEGAESTALSAITEDSPLGEIVYGVDDDVDAIVSAHTHLVYNHVIDGRPVVSAGQYGENLGLMNIQVDPETKELLSITNEIKPLTSAGKPLYPAVPEVQAIVDKAKAEADVLGAVKVGDITADFNRARQTNGAENRGGESTIGNFVADVQKWSTGADIALMNPGGIRANLTYASSNANDPNGNVTYREAATVQPFANTLVTLTLTGAQVKSVLEEQWQPTGAARPFLKLGVSEGLVYTYDPTAAQGSRITSITLNGTAIDPNAEYTVAANSFLAGGGDNFATFKEGEGKRDTGKIDLQSMVDWFDANKTATPDLAQRAVGVTVSPADADGYRAGDQVTVSLSSLAFSGGEAAPGAVTLSLGDTELAAGTVDPAVVDTTDEGGRATLTFTVPSGVFGEQQLTVEVPATGTTVQVPFTIAGEEEFAGTIALGSSKVAAGKKLSVTGEGYQPGETVTVELRPKKGQGVEVGTVQVRQDGTFSASVTVPKNAQPGKYTVAVSQADGDEATATVTVNRAGGIGGIIKDIVDWLWDLLTGWF from the coding sequence ATGATGTCCGCTCCTGAGCACGGGGAGACCCTGACCCCCGTCTCGCACCGCAGAATCCGAGGGCGCGTCGGCGCTCTCGCCGCGACGTGCGTCGCCGCCCTGAGCCTCGGCTCGCTGGTGGCAGCGCCCGCCTCGGCGAACACCGAGGGCACCGGGGTGGTGATCAACGAGGCCTACCTGTCCGGCGGAAGCGCCGGCGCGGCGTTCACGAACAAGTTCGTCGAGCTGTACAACCCGACCACGGCCCCCATCGCCCTCGACGGGATGTCGCTGCAGTACCGGTCGGCGACCGGGACGGGTGCCTTCAACGGCGTCGCGCCGCTGAAGGGGACGATCCCGGCGGGCGGCTACTTCCTCGTGCAGGCCAACAGCAACGGCACCAACGGCGCCGCGCTGCCCACGCCCGACGTGACCACCACGCTGAGCCCGAGCGGCACCAACGGCACCCTGGCCCTCGTCGAGGGCACGGCGGCGGTCACCCTGACCCCCGGCTCGGCGGTCGGCGTCGACGGCGTGATCGACCTCCTCGGCTACGGAACCTCGAACACCTTCGAGACGGCCGCGGCGACCAGCCCCTCGAGCAACACCGACGTCCGGTCGCTGAACCGCACGGCCGGCACCGACGCGGACGACAACAAGGCCGACTTCGCGCTGTCGGCCACCATCACCCCGCAGAACTCCGGCGGCGGCGACCCCGGCACCGACCCGGGCGAGGAGCCGGGAACGGAGCCGAAGGCCGCCACGATCGCCGAGGTGCAGGGCACCGGTGAGGTCTCGCCGCTCGCCGGGCAGCGCGTCCGCGTCGAGGGTGTCGTCACCGCCGACCACCGCACCGGCGGCTACAAGGGCATCGTGATCCAGACGCAGGGCTCCGGCGGCGGCACCGATGCGACCCCTGGCGCCTCGGACGGCGTGTTCGTCTTCCTGAACAGCCTCGCGCCCACGCTCGAGATCGGCGACCTCGTCTCGGTGACCGGCACGGTGAGCGAGTACTACGGTCAGACCCAGATCGCGCCGACCGCGGCGGCCGACGTCTCGGTCGTCACGGCCGGTGTCGGCGTGCCCTCCCTCACGCCGCTTCCCGACACGGTGCGTGGTGCCGACCGCGAGCAGTACGAGAACATGTACGTCGCCCCGACCGGCACGTATCGTCTCGCCTCCAGCCACCAGCTGTACAACTACGGCACGCTGTGGCTCAACACCGGAGACGACCTCAACGTCAAGAGCACGGAGACCACGCGTCCGGGTGCCGAGGCGGCGGCCATCGCGGCCGCGAACCGCGCCAACCGCATCCTGCTCGACGACGCCTGGTCCATCCAGGTGACCAACAACGGCCACCCCGGCGAACAGCCGTACTTCACGGAGGACGCGGTGGTGCGCAACGGCGACACCGTGGACTTCGGATCCAACGGCTACGTGCTCCAGTGGGGCTTCGACGACTGGCGGCTGCAGCCGGTCGTGCCGATCGACGACTCGTCGCCCGCGGAGCGCAAGGTCACCTTCGAGGCCACGAACCCGCGTCCCGAGAAGGCCCCGGAGGTGGGCGGTGACGCCCAGGTCGCGTCGTTCAACGTCTACAACTACTTCACGACGCTGAAGAGCGAGAACGGCGACGCCCGCGGCGCGGCGAACGCCGCCCAGTTCGCGATCCAGAAGTCCAAGATCGTCTCGGCCATCAACGGTCTGGACGCCGAGATCGTGGCGCTGATGGAGATCGAGAACTCGGTCAAGCTCGGCAAGCCCGTCGACACCGCCCTGAAGGACCTCGTCGCCGGTCTCAACGCCGATGCGGGCTCCGACGTCTGGGACTACGTGCCGACACCGGAGGCCCTGCAGGACCCCGCGACGACGGACTACATCACCAACGCGATCATCTACAAGAAGGACGCGGTGAGCACGGTCGGCGACAGCGCCACCGTCACCGACGAGTCCGTGTGGGGCAATGCCCGCGAGCCGATCGCGCAGGCGTTCGACATCGACGGCCGCGTCGTCACCGTCGTCGCCAACCACCTGAAGTCGAAGTCCCCGCCGCAGGGCGCCGGGGCCGAGCCGGCCGACGGCCAGGGCTTCTTCAACGCCGACCGCGTGAAGCAGGCGCAGGCCGTCCTCGCCTTCACGGAGGAACTGGCAGAGAGCAGCGGTAGCAGCGACATGCTGCTGATCGGCGACTTCAACGCCTACGGCCAGGAAGACCCCATCGACGTGTTCACCTCGCAGGGGTGGAGCGACGTGGCCGCCGACAAGGCCGCCGGGCAGTACACCTACACCTTCGACGGGGAGCTCGGTTCGCTCGACCACGTGATCGCGTCGCCGTCGCTCGTCCCGTCGATCACGGGTGCGGGCGTGTGGGGCATCAACTCGCCCGAGTGGAGCGACCGCGGCTACGCGTTCGGCGCCGCCGAGGAGGGCACGCCGTACCGCTCCAGCGACCACGACCCGATCCTCGTCGGCGTCTCCTCGGAGGTCCCGCCGGTGAGCATCGACGTCGTCACGGTGAACGACTTCCACGGCCGCATCGAGGCCGACGGGGCTGCAGCCGGTGCCGCCGTCCTCGCGGGCGCCGTGCAGCAGTTCCGTGCGGCCAACCCGAACACGATCTTCGCCGGAGCTGGCGACCTGATCGGTGCGTCGACGTTCACCTCGTTCATCAACGACGACAACCCGACGATCGATGCGCTGAATGCGGCCGGCCTCGACGTGAGCGCCGCGGGCAACCACGAGTTCGACCAGGGCTGGGAAGACCTGCGCGACCGGGTGCAGGAGCGCGCGGACTGGGAGTACATCTCCTCGAACGTGTTCGTGACGGAGACGGGTGAGCCCGCGCTCGCCCCGGCCTGGGTGAAGGAGCTCGACGGGGTGCGCGTCGGTTTCGTCGGTGCCGTCACGGAAGACCTCGACTCGCTCGTCTCGCCGGAGGGCATCGCGGATCTCGAGGTGCGCAGCATCGCCGACTCCGTGAACGCCGTGGCCGACGACCTGCGCGACGGAGACCCTGCCAACGGCGAGGCCGACGTCATCATCCTGCTCGTGCACGAGGGGGCGGAGAGCACCGCGCTCTCCGCCATCACCGAGGACTCGCCGCTGGGCGAGATCGTCTACGGCGTCGACGACGACGTGGACGCGATCGTCTCGGCGCACACGCACCTCGTGTACAACCACGTCATCGACGGCCGACCGGTCGTGTCGGCCGGTCAGTACGGCGAGAACCTGGGCCTCATGAACATCCAGGTCGACCCCGAGACGAAGGAGCTGCTCTCGATCACCAACGAGATCAAGCCGCTCACCTCCGCGGGCAAGCCGCTGTACCCGGCGGTGCCGGAGGTGCAGGCGATCGTCGACAAGGCGAAGGCGGAGGCTGACGTGCTGGGGGCCGTGAAGGTGGGCGACATCACCGCCGACTTCAACCGCGCGCGTCAGACCAACGGCGCCGAGAACCGTGGCGGCGAGTCCACCATCGGCAACTTCGTCGCCGACGTGCAGAAGTGGTCCACGGGGGCGGACATCGCTCTCATGAACCCCGGTGGCATCAGGGCGAACCTGACGTACGCGTCGAGCAATGCCAACGACCCGAACGGCAACGTCACCTACCGCGAAGCAGCGACGGTGCAACCGTTCGCCAACACGCTGGTCACGCTGACGCTCACCGGTGCGCAGGTGAAGAGCGTCCTGGAAGAGCAGTGGCAGCCGACGGGTGCGGCGCGACCGTTCCTCAAGCTCGGCGTCTCCGAGGGCCTCGTCTACACATACGACCCGACGGCGGCGCAGGGTTCGCGAATCACTTCCATCACGCTGAACGGCACGGCGATCGACCCGAACGCGGAGTACACCGTGGCGGCGAACTCCTTCCTCGCAGGGGGCGGAGACAACTTCGCCACCTTCAAGGAGGGGGAGGGCAAGCGCGACACCGGCAAGATCGACCTGCAGTCGATGGTCGACTGGTTCGACGCGAACAAGACGGCGACTCCGGATCTCGCCCAGCGCGCGGTCGGCGTGACGGTCAGCCCTGCGGACGCTGACGGCTACCGCGCCGGCGACCAGGTGACGGTCTCCCTCTCCTCGCTGGCGTTCAGCGGCGGCGAGGCGGCCCCCGGAGCGGTGACGCTGTCTCTGGGTGACACCGAGCTGGCAGCAGGAACGGTCGACCCGGCCGTCGTGGACACGACCGACGAAGGCGGCCGCGCCACCCTCACGTTCACGGTGCCCTCGGGCGTGTTCGGTGAGCAGCAGCTCACGGTCGAGGTCCCGGCGACAGGCACCACGGTCCAGGTGCCGTTCACGATCGCCGGCGAGGAGGAGTTCGCGGGGACCATCGCGCTCGGCTCGTCGAAGGTGGCCGCGGGCAAGAAGCTCTCCGTCACCGGCGAGGGCTACCAGCCCGGCGAGACGGTCACGGTGGAGCTCCGACCGAAGAAGGGTCAGGGCGTCGAGGTGGGCACGGTGCAGGTTCGTCAGGACGGCACCTTCAGCGCCTCCGTGACCGTGCCGAAGAACGCCCAGCCGGGGAAGTACACGGTCGCGGTGTCGCAGGCGGACGGGGACGAGGCCACGGCCACCGTCACCGTCAACCGCGCCGGCGGCATCGGCGGGATCATCAAGGACATCGTCGACTGGCTGTGGGACCTCCTGACCGGGTGGTTCTGA
- a CDS encoding DUF3817 domain-containing protein codes for MPEPKVASFPAIRGALKFYQIASIITGVMLLLLLAEMVLKYTPIHLELFAGGSGGPLWFAGVIAGPDCQWWSLFAPWTNSCEMTSLGDGFNISLFILVAHGWFYVVYLFACFRMWSLMRWPFRRFILLALGGVIPLLSFFMEAIVAREVKTYLATREAAEASAIAPEGVR; via the coding sequence ATGCCCGAACCGAAAGTCGCCAGCTTTCCGGCGATCCGCGGTGCGCTGAAGTTCTACCAGATCGCGTCGATCATCACGGGAGTCATGCTGCTCCTGCTGCTCGCCGAGATGGTGCTGAAGTACACGCCGATCCACCTCGAGCTCTTCGCCGGAGGATCGGGCGGCCCGCTCTGGTTCGCGGGCGTCATCGCCGGACCGGACTGCCAGTGGTGGTCGCTGTTCGCGCCGTGGACGAACTCGTGCGAGATGACCTCCCTCGGGGACGGCTTCAACATCTCGCTGTTCATCCTCGTCGCCCACGGCTGGTTCTACGTCGTCTACCTCTTCGCGTGCTTCCGCATGTGGAGCCTGATGCGGTGGCCGTTCCGCCGGTTCATCCTCCTCGCGCTCGGCGGTGTCATCCCGCTGCTGTCGTTCTTCATGGAGGCGATCGTCGCCCGTGAAGTGAAGACCTATCTCGCCACCCGGGAGGCCGCCGAGGCCTCCGCGATCGCCCCGGAAGGTGTCCGTTGA
- the guaA gene encoding glutamine-hydrolyzing GMP synthase — translation MTEQSETQQRPALVVDFGAQYAQLIARRVREAGVYSEIVPHTATAEEIAAKNPVAIILSGGPSSVYEEGAPKLDPLVFDLGVPTLGICYGFQYMAQTLGGEVAHTGLREYGATDAVISGDGGTLLSGQPTEQNVWMSHGDQVAKAPEGFEVLATTEATKVAAFANEERGLYGVQWHPEVKHSDHGQRVLENFLHKGAGLASDWNPDNVIAEQVERIREQVGDARVISALSGGVDSAVSTALVHKAIGDQLTAVFVDHGLLRKGEREQVEKDYVESTGVRLITVDAAETFLGHLKGVTDPEEKRKIIGREFIRAFEKVQLDLVEEAKADGGAPVKFLVQGTLYPDVVESGGGAGTANIKSHHNVGGLPDDLDFELIEPLRALFKDEVRAIGRELGIPEAIVGRQPFPGPGLGIRIIGEVTADRLEILREADAIAREELTKAGLDQEIWQCPVVLLADVRSVGVQGDGRTYGHPIVLRPVSSEDAMTADWTRLPYDVLSKISNRITNGVRDVNRVVLDVTSKPPGTIEWE, via the coding sequence TTGACCGAACAGTCCGAGACCCAGCAGCGCCCCGCGCTCGTCGTCGACTTCGGCGCCCAGTACGCGCAGCTCATCGCCCGCCGCGTGCGCGAGGCCGGCGTCTACAGCGAGATCGTGCCGCACACCGCCACGGCGGAGGAGATCGCCGCGAAGAACCCGGTCGCGATCATCCTCTCCGGCGGCCCGTCATCGGTGTACGAGGAGGGGGCGCCGAAGCTCGACCCGTTGGTTTTCGACCTCGGCGTTCCGACGCTCGGCATCTGCTACGGCTTCCAGTACATGGCGCAGACCCTCGGCGGCGAGGTCGCGCACACCGGTCTCCGCGAGTACGGCGCGACCGACGCGGTCATCTCGGGTGACGGCGGCACGCTGCTGAGCGGGCAGCCGACCGAGCAGAACGTGTGGATGAGCCATGGTGATCAGGTCGCCAAGGCTCCGGAGGGCTTCGAAGTCCTCGCCACGACGGAGGCCACCAAGGTCGCGGCCTTCGCCAACGAGGAGCGCGGCTTGTACGGCGTGCAGTGGCACCCCGAGGTCAAGCACTCCGATCACGGCCAGCGGGTCCTGGAGAACTTCCTCCACAAGGGAGCGGGGCTCGCCTCCGATTGGAATCCCGACAACGTGATCGCCGAGCAGGTCGAGCGCATCCGTGAGCAGGTCGGCGACGCCCGGGTCATCTCGGCGCTGTCCGGCGGCGTGGACTCCGCCGTCTCCACCGCCCTGGTGCACAAAGCCATCGGTGATCAGCTCACGGCCGTCTTCGTCGATCACGGGCTGCTCCGCAAGGGCGAGCGCGAGCAGGTCGAGAAGGACTACGTCGAATCCACGGGCGTGCGGCTCATCACGGTCGACGCTGCCGAGACGTTCCTCGGTCACCTCAAGGGAGTGACCGACCCAGAGGAGAAGCGCAAGATCATCGGCCGCGAGTTCATCCGCGCGTTCGAGAAGGTGCAGCTCGACCTCGTCGAGGAGGCGAAGGCCGACGGCGGCGCCCCGGTGAAATTCCTCGTGCAGGGCACCCTCTACCCCGACGTCGTCGAATCCGGCGGCGGCGCGGGCACCGCCAACATCAAGTCACACCACAATGTGGGCGGTCTCCCTGACGACCTCGACTTCGAGCTCATCGAGCCGCTGCGGGCGCTCTTCAAGGACGAGGTCCGTGCGATCGGTCGCGAGCTCGGCATCCCCGAGGCGATCGTCGGTCGCCAGCCGTTTCCGGGGCCCGGCCTCGGCATCCGGATCATCGGTGAGGTCACCGCTGACCGTCTCGAGATTCTGCGTGAAGCCGACGCCATCGCCCGTGAGGAACTGACGAAGGCGGGTCTGGACCAGGAGATCTGGCAGTGCCCCGTCGTGCTCCTCGCCGATGTGCGCTCGGTGGGCGTGCAGGGCGACGGCCGCACGTACGGTCATCCGATCGTGCTGCGCCCGGTCTCCAGCGAGGACGCGATGACGGCCGATTGGACCCGTCTGCCGTACGACGTGCTCTCGAAGATCTCGAACCGGATCACCAACGGCGTCCGCGACGTCAACCGCGTCGTGCTCGACGTCACGTCGAAGCCGCCGGGGACGATCGAGTGGGAGTAG
- a CDS encoding glycosyltransferase yields the protein MPLFSAPGLPDAEYLVLSSRLIPGLDGGYTIATLARARLLAAAGAGEGRGPQLLTFDPGTRADHAEHRRVFAGRGALADPDRLRNLFDEAAAPEGGAAEWLRDAADAAVTADPDAEYRVLSDPEGRPFVALPVIPGNPDWHLTDEPVLVYDESGAVVGALHGFRGLYGAWLGHVTAALGARPIVVICESRQLGELVADWSDPRVRILHPIHTMHVEAPYTPDAPMNTLWTRWFRLADRFDAVIWPTATQRDDVVARFGDAANHVVVPNPIEPVERRDDLREEGLVVVLGRLAAGKRIDHAIRAFLAADVPGARMEIWGGGPEQDALQSLIAELDAADRVVVAGYTDDPATVLDRASVLVTSTAFEGQPLGIVESLLHGTPVVSYDVRYGIRDVLGAGGGVLVPGGDEAALRDALRDLLSDPERLAALRAEAPSAAEAWSPDRSLAALTAVITDAVAKPSRRR from the coding sequence ATGCCCCTGTTCTCGGCGCCGGGCCTCCCGGATGCCGAGTACCTGGTGCTGTCCAGCCGGCTGATCCCGGGGCTTGACGGCGGGTACACGATCGCGACGCTCGCGCGTGCCCGACTGCTGGCCGCCGCAGGCGCCGGCGAGGGCAGGGGGCCGCAGCTGCTGACCTTCGATCCGGGAACCCGCGCGGATCACGCCGAGCATCGCAGGGTGTTCGCGGGCCGCGGCGCGCTCGCCGACCCCGATCGCCTGCGGAACCTGTTCGACGAGGCTGCTGCGCCGGAGGGCGGGGCCGCAGAGTGGCTGCGTGACGCCGCGGACGCCGCGGTGACGGCGGACCCCGATGCGGAGTACCGCGTGCTCTCGGACCCGGAGGGCCGTCCCTTCGTGGCGCTTCCGGTGATCCCCGGCAATCCGGACTGGCACCTCACGGACGAGCCCGTCCTCGTGTACGACGAGAGCGGAGCGGTCGTCGGCGCGCTACACGGATTCCGCGGACTCTACGGCGCCTGGCTCGGCCACGTCACCGCGGCGCTGGGGGCCCGGCCGATCGTCGTGATCTGCGAGTCCCGTCAGCTCGGCGAACTCGTCGCCGACTGGTCCGACCCGCGCGTCCGCATCCTGCACCCCATCCACACGATGCACGTCGAGGCGCCGTACACCCCCGATGCGCCGATGAACACGCTCTGGACCCGGTGGTTCCGGCTGGCCGACCGCTTCGACGCGGTGATCTGGCCGACGGCCACGCAGCGTGACGACGTCGTGGCACGGTTCGGCGACGCCGCGAACCACGTCGTCGTGCCCAACCCCATCGAACCCGTCGAGCGACGGGACGACCTGCGCGAGGAGGGGCTCGTCGTCGTGCTCGGACGCCTGGCCGCGGGCAAGCGCATCGACCACGCCATCCGTGCCTTCCTGGCCGCCGACGTGCCGGGCGCGCGAATGGAGATCTGGGGCGGGGGGCCGGAGCAGGATGCGCTGCAGTCCCTCATCGCCGAGCTCGACGCCGCGGACCGCGTCGTGGTGGCGGGGTACACCGACGATCCCGCGACGGTGCTGGACCGTGCGTCGGTGCTGGTGACGTCGACCGCGTTCGAGGGGCAGCCGCTGGGCATCGTGGAGTCGCTGCTCCACGGCACTCCGGTCGTGTCCTACGACGTCCGGTACGGCATCCGCGATGTCCTCGGCGCGGGCGGGGGAGTGCTGGTGCCGGGCGGAGACGAAGCTGCGCTCCGGGACGCGCTCCGTGACCTGCTCAGCGATCCGGAGCGTCTGGCGGCCTTGCGGGCCGAGGCGCCGTCCGCTGCTGAGGCGTGGAGCCCCGACCGCTCGCTGGCGGCCCTGACCGCCGTGATCACCGACGCTGTCGCGAAGCCCTCCCGCCGCCGCTGA
- a CDS encoding YciI family protein, with product MKFMLIMRATDEAVASYEEMPFEQVIEAMGRYNESMMKAGVLVAGEGLTDAAEGFVVDFSAEKPLITDGPYGETKELFNGFWIIEVSSREEAAEWASRAPLGAGSFLEVRRVTGPEDFPADNEWIEKEAGWREEQARRAEQS from the coding sequence ATGAAGTTCATGCTCATCATGCGCGCGACCGACGAAGCGGTCGCGTCCTACGAGGAGATGCCGTTCGAGCAGGTCATCGAGGCCATGGGCCGTTACAACGAATCCATGATGAAGGCGGGTGTCCTCGTCGCGGGCGAGGGGCTGACCGATGCGGCGGAAGGTTTCGTCGTCGACTTCAGCGCGGAGAAGCCGCTCATCACCGACGGGCCGTACGGGGAGACGAAGGAGCTCTTCAACGGCTTTTGGATCATCGAGGTCTCATCGCGTGAGGAGGCCGCGGAATGGGCGAGTCGGGCGCCATTGGGTGCGGGGTCCTTTCTCGAGGTGCGCCGCGTGACCGGACCGGAGGACTTCCCGGCCGACAACGAGTGGATCGAGAAGGAGGCGGGCTGGCGCGAGGAGCAGGCCCGCCGCGCCGAGCAGTCGTGA
- a CDS encoding RNA polymerase sigma factor translates to MDSAASAQEATERAVAAVWRIESARIVGTLTRLVGDFGLAEDLAQEALVDALRQWSADGIPRNAAAWLTAVAKRKAVDGWRRRERLNDRLALLAQDLHREQAQQPELPWDPDAVDDDVLRLVFIACHPVLSKEAQVALTLRVVGGLSSEEIARAFLVPTATVQQRIVRAKKTLAAAQAPFEVPPREERAARLGAVLGVLYLIFNEAHAASSGPDWMRPELSDEAIRLGRVLAALLPREPEVHGLLALMELTAARFPARLDRSGEPVLLADQDRRRWDRGRISRGRAALATADALGRGRGPYSLQAAIAECHAVAPSVSETDWDRIVVVYEALGRIAPSPVVELNRAAAVAMATGPASALRLLDELAAAGSLRGYHLLPATRGELLRRLGREDEARSEFAVAAGLAGNDRERELLVRKSRGAAG, encoded by the coding sequence ATGGACTCGGCCGCCTCCGCGCAGGAGGCGACCGAGCGGGCGGTCGCGGCGGTGTGGCGCATCGAGTCCGCGCGCATCGTGGGCACGCTGACGCGGCTGGTCGGCGACTTCGGCCTCGCGGAGGATCTCGCGCAGGAAGCCCTCGTCGACGCGCTGCGGCAGTGGTCGGCCGACGGGATCCCGCGCAACGCCGCCGCGTGGCTCACGGCGGTGGCGAAGCGCAAGGCGGTGGACGGGTGGCGCCGCCGGGAGCGGCTGAACGACCGGCTCGCGCTGCTCGCGCAGGATCTGCATCGCGAGCAGGCGCAACAGCCCGAGCTGCCCTGGGACCCGGATGCCGTGGACGACGACGTGCTGCGGCTCGTGTTCATCGCGTGCCACCCGGTGCTCTCGAAAGAGGCGCAGGTCGCGCTCACGCTGCGGGTCGTCGGCGGGCTGTCGAGCGAGGAGATCGCCCGCGCGTTCCTGGTCCCCACAGCGACAGTGCAGCAGCGGATCGTGCGGGCGAAGAAGACGCTCGCCGCAGCGCAGGCGCCGTTCGAGGTGCCACCGCGGGAGGAGCGCGCGGCACGTCTCGGTGCCGTCCTCGGGGTGCTGTACCTCATCTTCAACGAAGCGCATGCGGCCAGCAGCGGTCCGGACTGGATGCGGCCTGAGCTGAGCGACGAGGCGATCCGGCTCGGCCGCGTGCTCGCCGCTCTCCTGCCCCGGGAGCCGGAGGTGCACGGGCTGCTCGCGCTCATGGAGCTCACGGCGGCGCGTTTCCCCGCCCGGCTCGACCGGAGCGGCGAGCCGGTGCTGCTCGCCGATCAGGACCGGCGGCGATGGGATCGCGGCCGCATCTCGCGGGGGAGAGCGGCCCTGGCGACGGCGGATGCGCTCGGCCGCGGTCGGGGCCCGTACAGTCTGCAGGCCGCGATCGCTGAATGTCATGCGGTCGCGCCGTCGGTGAGCGAGACCGACTGGGACCGCATCGTCGTCGTGTACGAGGCGCTCGGGCGCATCGCGCCGTCTCCGGTCGTCGAGCTCAACCGTGCGGCCGCGGTGGCGATGGCGACGGGGCCCGCCTCCGCCCTGCGCCTGCTCGACGAGCTGGCCGCGGCGGGGTCGCTGCGCGGGTACCACCTGCTCCCGGCGACGCGCGGAGAACTGCTGCGCCGGCTCGGGCGGGAGGACGAGGCGCGCAGCGAGTTCGCGGTGGCGGCGGGTCTGGCGGGCAACGACCGGGAGCGCGAACTCCTCGTGCGCAAGTCTCGCGGTGCCGCAGGCTGA
- a CDS encoding GlsB/YeaQ/YmgE family stress response membrane protein has translation MSFLGFLLLGLIAGAIAKLILPGKQGGGWFITLLLGVVGALLGGWLGSLILNRPLTEFWDLGTWLLAIGGSIIVLLIYGLIAGRGQRVND, from the coding sequence ATGAGTTTTCTCGGCTTTCTTCTTCTCGGCCTCATCGCCGGAGCCATCGCCAAGCTGATCCTGCCCGGAAAGCAGGGTGGCGGATGGTTCATCACGCTGTTGCTCGGCGTCGTCGGCGCCCTGCTCGGCGGCTGGCTGGGCAGCCTGATCCTCAACCGTCCGCTCACCGAGTTCTGGGACCTCGGTACCTGGCTCCTCGCCATCGGCGGTTCGATCATCGTGCTGCTGATCTACGGCCTCATCGCGGGCCGCGGCCAGCGGGTCAACGACTGA